A genomic region of Bradyrhizobium sp. ORS 278 contains the following coding sequences:
- a CDS encoding YVTN family beta-propeller repeat protein, with the protein MESFRYRRAFSPRPEEPAAGGRLEGRPQVRKRFNAAACLLAAALSLAAISPASAYVAFVSNEKGNTVSVIDTDSWTVTKTIKVGQRPRGIAFTRDGKFVMVAVGDDDTIQLIDAKKMEIVDTLPSGPDPELFAQDTAGKTLYVANENDNTVTVLDLEKRVRIGDVQVGVEPEGMMLSPDGKILICTSETTNMAHFIDTATRKIVANVLVDARPRYAEFKTDGSELWVSAEIGGTVSIIDPAKREVTGKIKFAVPGLRSEAIQPVGISLTKDGKTGFVALGPANRVAVVDGTTHEVKKYLLVGQRVWHMEFTPDEKYLLVTNGVSNDVSVIDVAAQKVIKTIQVGELPWGITIAQP; encoded by the coding sequence ATGGAGAGTTTTCGATATCGCCGCGCGTTCAGCCCTCGTCCTGAGGAGCCCGCCGCCGGCGGGCGTCTCGAAGGACGGCCGCAAGTTCGAAAGCGCTTCAACGCAGCAGCCTGCCTGCTCGCGGCCGCACTCTCCCTCGCCGCGATCTCCCCCGCCTCAGCCTACGTCGCCTTCGTGTCCAACGAAAAAGGCAACACCGTATCCGTCATCGACACCGACAGCTGGACGGTGACAAAAACCATCAAGGTCGGCCAGCGCCCGCGCGGCATCGCGTTCACGCGCGATGGCAAATTCGTGATGGTGGCGGTCGGCGACGACGACACCATCCAGCTCATCGACGCGAAAAAGATGGAGATCGTCGACACCCTGCCCTCCGGCCCGGATCCCGAGCTGTTCGCGCAGGACACCGCCGGCAAGACGCTCTACGTCGCCAACGAGAACGACAACACCGTCACCGTGCTCGATCTCGAGAAGCGCGTGCGGATCGGCGACGTCCAGGTCGGCGTCGAGCCCGAAGGCATGATGCTCAGCCCGGACGGCAAGATCCTGATCTGCACCTCCGAGACCACCAACATGGCGCATTTCATCGACACGGCCACGCGCAAGATCGTGGCCAACGTGCTGGTCGATGCGCGGCCGCGCTATGCCGAGTTCAAGACCGACGGCTCGGAGCTGTGGGTCTCCGCCGAGATCGGCGGCACGGTGTCGATCATCGACCCCGCCAAGCGCGAGGTGACCGGCAAGATCAAGTTCGCCGTGCCGGGCCTGCGCAGCGAGGCGATCCAGCCGGTCGGCATCAGCCTGACCAAGGACGGCAAGACCGGCTTCGTCGCGCTCGGCCCGGCCAACCGCGTCGCGGTCGTCGACGGCACCACGCATGAGGTGAAGAAGTATCTCCTCGTCGGCCAGCGCGTCTGGCACATGGAGTTCACGCCCGACGAAAAGTATCTGCTCGTCACCAACGGCGTCTCCAACGATGTCTCGGTGATCGACGTCGCCGCGCAGAAGGTGATCAAGACCATCCAGGTCGGCGAGCTGCCCTGGGGCATCACGATTGCACAGCCATGA
- a CDS encoding DUF3280 domain-containing protein — protein sequence MSAASAHAEPPKVAVFDFELIDTSLQGEVQGPRQDEQQRLAHAAEQLRAALQESGKFRVLDIAAVNDAAHHSNLQACGGCDIKLAADIGADLAITGTVQKVSNLILNMNIYLRDAHTGKPVAAMTADMRGNTDESWTRTMAWLLRNRLLAPNYGAPQAQ from the coding sequence ATGTCTGCAGCATCAGCGCATGCCGAGCCGCCCAAAGTCGCGGTGTTCGATTTCGAGCTGATCGACACCAGCCTGCAGGGCGAGGTGCAGGGGCCGCGGCAGGACGAGCAGCAGAGGCTGGCACATGCGGCCGAGCAATTGCGCGCGGCGCTGCAGGAGTCCGGCAAATTCCGCGTGCTCGATATCGCCGCTGTTAACGATGCGGCGCACCACAGCAATCTGCAGGCCTGCGGCGGCTGCGACATCAAGCTCGCCGCCGACATCGGCGCCGATCTCGCCATCACTGGCACGGTGCAGAAGGTGTCCAATCTCATCCTCAACATGAACATCTATCTGCGTGACGCGCACACCGGGAAGCCCGTCGCGGCGATGACCGCCGACATGCGCGGCAACACCGACGAATCCTGGACCCGCACCATGGCCTGGCTGCTCCGCAACCGCCTGCTGGCCCCGAACTATGGCGCGCCGCAGGCGCAGTAG
- the fghA gene encoding S-formylglutathione hydrolase has translation MTLTTVSQNKSHGGVQGVYGHASQETKTEMTFSVFVPPHADGAKLPVVWYLSGLTCTHANVTEKGEFRAACAELGLIFVAPDTSPRGDGVPGDPNNAYDFGLGAGFYVDATQEPFAKNYRMWSYVTEELPHVVAANFPVDPRRQSVMGHSMGGHGALTVALRNPDRYRAASAFSPIVAPSQVPWGEKALSGYLGSDKAAWRKHDAVALIEDGARVSDLLVDIGTADQFLTQQLRPELLKAACDKANIPLLLRKQDGYDHSYYFISTYMADHLRWHAARLGR, from the coding sequence ATGACGCTCACGACCGTGTCCCAGAACAAATCCCACGGCGGCGTTCAGGGCGTCTATGGCCATGCCAGCCAGGAGACCAAGACCGAGATGACGTTCTCGGTGTTTGTGCCGCCGCATGCGGACGGCGCGAAGCTGCCGGTCGTCTGGTATCTCTCCGGCCTGACCTGCACCCACGCCAATGTCACCGAGAAGGGCGAGTTCCGTGCCGCCTGCGCCGAGCTCGGCCTGATCTTCGTCGCGCCCGACACCTCGCCGCGTGGCGACGGCGTGCCGGGCGATCCGAACAACGCCTATGATTTCGGCCTCGGCGCCGGCTTCTACGTCGATGCGACGCAGGAGCCGTTTGCGAAGAACTATCGGATGTGGAGCTACGTCACGGAGGAGCTGCCGCACGTGGTCGCCGCGAATTTCCCGGTCGATCCGCGCCGGCAATCGGTGATGGGCCATTCGATGGGCGGCCATGGCGCGCTGACGGTGGCGCTGCGCAACCCCGACCGCTACCGCGCGGCCAGCGCGTTCTCGCCGATCGTCGCCCCCTCGCAGGTGCCATGGGGCGAGAAGGCGCTGTCAGGCTATCTCGGCAGCGACAAGGCGGCATGGCGCAAGCACGACGCGGTGGCGCTGATCGAGGATGGCGCGCGCGTCTCCGACCTGCTGGTCGATATCGGCACCGCCGATCAGTTCCTGACGCAGCAATTGCGCCCCGAGCTGCTCAAGGCCGCCTGCGACAAGGCCAACATCCCGCTGCTGCTGCGCAAGCAGGACGGCTACGACCACAGCTACTACTTCATCTCGACCTACATGGCCGATCATCTGCGCTGGCACGCGGCCCGGCTCGGCCGCTGA
- a CDS encoding ABC transporter substrate-binding protein, protein MGGHVVLRVLARSLIGAIGLMAAATAADAADPVDIAIGYLGRAGVPQTLSPLDQPAADDGVAGARLAIEDNNTTGKFLNQRFTLIDRKVKDDEDAAQAANELAAKTAFILADLPADALLKVADSLRGRGVALLNVGATDDRLREQDCRANVIHVAPTRSMLADGLAQYLVWKQWKRWLLVTGSHDNDKLFADALRRAATRFGAKIVEERTFEDTGGARRTDSGVTLIQRQMPVFTQKAPAYDVLVAADESEVFADYLPYRTWDPRPVAGSAGLRPTSWDPAQDQWGATQLQNRFMKLASRRMDALDMQAWMAVRMVGEAASRTNSGDAKAMTDYLKSPAFTIAAFKGTRLSLRDWNLQLRQPILLADGRMIVSVSPQEGFLHQVSELDTLGVDRPETKCKLQ, encoded by the coding sequence ATGGGAGGACATGTGGTCCTGAGAGTTCTGGCCCGATCTCTGATCGGCGCGATCGGCCTCATGGCCGCCGCAACCGCCGCTGATGCGGCGGACCCGGTCGACATCGCGATCGGCTATCTCGGCCGCGCCGGCGTGCCGCAGACCTTGTCGCCGCTCGACCAGCCGGCGGCCGATGACGGCGTGGCCGGCGCGAGGCTCGCGATCGAGGACAACAACACCACCGGCAAGTTCCTCAACCAGCGCTTCACGCTGATCGACCGCAAGGTCAAGGACGACGAGGACGCCGCGCAGGCGGCCAATGAGCTCGCGGCGAAAACAGCCTTCATCCTCGCCGACCTCCCGGCGGATGCGCTGCTCAAGGTCGCCGACAGCCTGCGCGGCCGCGGCGTCGCCCTGCTCAATGTCGGCGCCACCGATGATCGGCTGCGTGAGCAGGATTGCCGCGCCAACGTCATTCACGTCGCGCCGACGCGCTCGATGCTCGCCGATGGCCTCGCGCAATATCTGGTCTGGAAGCAGTGGAAGCGCTGGCTGCTGGTCACCGGTTCGCATGACAACGACAAGCTGTTCGCCGACGCGCTGCGCCGGGCCGCCACCCGCTTCGGCGCCAAGATCGTCGAGGAGCGCACGTTCGAGGACACCGGCGGCGCACGGCGCACCGACAGCGGCGTCACCCTGATCCAGCGCCAGATGCCGGTGTTCACGCAGAAGGCGCCGGCGTATGACGTGCTGGTCGCCGCCGACGAGAGCGAGGTGTTCGCCGACTATCTGCCCTACCGCACCTGGGATCCGCGCCCCGTCGCGGGCTCGGCGGGGCTGCGGCCGACCAGTTGGGATCCGGCACAGGACCAGTGGGGCGCGACGCAGTTGCAGAACCGCTTCATGAAGCTCGCTTCGCGCCGCATGGATGCATTGGACATGCAGGCCTGGATGGCCGTGCGGATGGTCGGCGAAGCCGCGTCGCGCACCAACTCCGGCGATGCGAAGGCGATGACGGACTATCTGAAGAGCCCGGCCTTCACCATCGCCGCCTTCAAGGGCACGCGGCTGTCGTTGCGCGACTGGAATCTGCAGCTGCGCCAGCCGATCCTGCTCGCCGACGGCCGCATGATCGTCTCCGTCTCCCCGCAGGAAGGCTTCCTGCACCAGGTCTCCGAACTGGACACCCTTGGCGTCGACCGCCCCGAAACCAAGTGCAAGCTGCAATGA